From one Nematostella vectensis chromosome 7, jaNemVect1.1, whole genome shotgun sequence genomic stretch:
- the LOC125568254 gene encoding uncharacterized protein LOC125568254 isoform X2, translated as MIYCRVYDMSSPERDSITCTDELQVFALLSLHESPRKLISQVIVFAVGDWDKHVESNCIVTEVSLESEQLPKRIGILTKENKALCWQAEWGKNFINRSLELLKEDRMAKLTVTIQKKDLQKENQKLAQKVFSTKTSPKTLFSKTSKQGTPGGKTKTSGVLQPRNKNVKLDELWATNGKETKPDTTTTTETYVVTTSVSERKKRTPNGIIKT; from the exons ATGATATATTGTCGAGTTTACGATATGAGTTCTCCAGAAAGAGATTCCATCACTTGTACCGATGAGTTGCAGGTTTTTGCCCTACTCAGTCTGCATGAGTCACCGCGAAAACTTATAAG TCAGGTTATAGTGTTTGCTGTGGGGGACTGGGACAAGCATGTCGAAAGTAACTGCATTGTCACTGAGGTATCCCTGGAGTCCGAGCAGCTACCTAAGAGAATAGGAATTCTGACCAAGGAAAATAAGGCGCTATGTTGGCAAGCAGAATGGGGGAAGAACTTCATCAACCGTAGCCTTGAATTGCTAAAGGAG GACAGAATGGCAAAATTAACAGTAACGATTCAAAAGAAAGATCTccaaaaagaaaatcaaaaacTTGCACAAAAGGTGTTTAGCACAAAGACGAGCCCCAAAACACTGTTTAGCAAAACTTCCAAGCAAGGAACACCTGGaggcaaaacaaaaacatctgGTGTGTTACAGCCAAGGAACAAAAATGTCAAGTTGGATGAGCTTTGGGCAACAAATGGAAAAGAAACAAAGCCTGATACAACAACGACCACTGAGACATATGTAGTGACCACTTCTGTCAGTGAGAGGAAAAAGCGGACCCCAAACGGCATCATCAAAACGTAA
- the LOC125568254 gene encoding uncharacterized protein LOC125568254 isoform X1, whose product MIYCRVYDMSSPERDSITCTDELQVFALLSLHESPRKLIRKEDGNNFHCHFALPLPSQVIVFAVGDWDKHVESNCIVTEVSLESEQLPKRIGILTKENKALCWQAEWGKNFINRSLELLKEDRMAKLTVTIQKKDLQKENQKLAQKVFSTKTSPKTLFSKTSKQGTPGGKTKTSGVLQPRNKNVKLDELWATNGKETKPDTTTTTETYVVTTSVSERKKRTPNGIIKT is encoded by the exons ATGATATATTGTCGAGTTTACGATATGAGTTCTCCAGAAAGAGATTCCATCACTTGTACCGATGAGTTGCAGGTTTTTGCCCTACTCAGTCTGCATGAGTCACCGCGAAAACTTATAAG GAAAGAGGATGGCAATAACTTTCACTGCCATTTTGCCCTACCCCTCCCCAGTCAGGTTATAGTGTTTGCTGTGGGGGACTGGGACAAGCATGTCGAAAGTAACTGCATTGTCACTGAGGTATCCCTGGAGTCCGAGCAGCTACCTAAGAGAATAGGAATTCTGACCAAGGAAAATAAGGCGCTATGTTGGCAAGCAGAATGGGGGAAGAACTTCATCAACCGTAGCCTTGAATTGCTAAAGGAG GACAGAATGGCAAAATTAACAGTAACGATTCAAAAGAAAGATCTccaaaaagaaaatcaaaaacTTGCACAAAAGGTGTTTAGCACAAAGACGAGCCCCAAAACACTGTTTAGCAAAACTTCCAAGCAAGGAACACCTGGaggcaaaacaaaaacatctgGTGTGTTACAGCCAAGGAACAAAAATGTCAAGTTGGATGAGCTTTGGGCAACAAATGGAAAAGAAACAAAGCCTGATACAACAACGACCACTGAGACATATGTAGTGACCACTTCTGTCAGTGAGAGGAAAAAGCGGACCCCAAACGGCATCATCAAAACGTAA